Proteins co-encoded in one Sporosarcina sp. FSL K6-1522 genomic window:
- the esaA gene encoding type VII secretion protein EsaA — protein sequence MNSNKKKMTKIIAGILLILAIPVLFFQLMGGSLLNMKGPQKRMIAIVNEDLGDAKDEESIEMGKEVVSILAEDSSYEWKVMGRGAAVNGLKSNQYEAIIYIPSDFSENVMSYDQENPEKAEFTYEVQRQKDSSKKEKVLHEIEAATSRVNQKISTLYWSYVALEMDHIKNEFINILEKETEFLDAMSTYYKPGSETMAEEMKKQKELVEELRSTIGDVNGAHDARIENVDSFGQQLEGFVTYVEHYKDFQGKQKEILLHVQDSSLEKIQATAATQMKQFNDSVIALEKNNEKLNSEIQKVNETIDGNKEKFNNLSALRQQQVDRQLKDLLTVQGTAIDRYNDSILKNLKKGIADGKDGSAQPEAGDGLPNQETIKALKEEMERKAKEKSEATPIGLAEEQEKVNGILSALAALKAKVEETEPDSEFVAELTQLEVELGAVTDSMSSKSGLWSGTAKADADDYSTASTNYGSLYGNYASLHGEYKSVQQILKNHSADTARLLVEIKEKESALLQHEALTADKKKELEELFSQGIASSETEALLAYYATLQQFGFTLDERGQGAHRDEILKDEILTTLLENVVSISEDELEGWKSVEGGIPETQMGMSDLGSTFAAIMSGYEETVQEQHTALLADLHSIDEQANVLLAQIQTPSNMIPSGEPVSTVGEGEVMAGQQNVGTQLVSLSSLVKSLSERQDGIVNYASDLHGKANNLKATSTVFSDKWQSNVEAMSMFQEDIQEFLANTYVDGQENGYVFNHLVTPLQVKGEAAVTDEVKKVPPVILFIILLISSLLIGFFSHTFKQGSIGLRLGMIGLLSVLVGLIISLYSVNMYILRDDRAIEWTIFTVLLLLAGAAVIRTALDVGQTVGWIASIVLMCLYISPLLILGVPEIAIPDVLSKVFISIKYEPDTLFGWGASIAGMIAIVMLAISYFINRDKVIETAVEE from the coding sequence AAGAAAAAAATGACTAAAATAATAGCGGGTATCCTGCTGATTTTGGCGATACCGGTATTGTTCTTCCAACTTATGGGCGGAAGTCTTCTTAACATGAAGGGGCCGCAAAAGCGAATGATTGCGATTGTCAATGAGGATCTTGGCGATGCCAAAGACGAGGAAAGTATCGAGATGGGGAAGGAAGTTGTCTCGATTTTAGCAGAGGATTCATCATATGAATGGAAAGTGATGGGGCGTGGTGCGGCTGTCAATGGACTGAAATCCAATCAATACGAAGCGATTATCTATATCCCATCCGATTTTTCGGAAAATGTCATGTCTTATGATCAGGAAAACCCTGAGAAAGCGGAATTCACCTATGAAGTACAACGCCAGAAAGATAGTTCAAAGAAAGAAAAAGTCTTACATGAAATTGAAGCGGCTACAAGTCGTGTCAATCAAAAAATTTCTACACTTTACTGGAGTTACGTCGCACTCGAAATGGATCATATTAAAAATGAGTTCATCAATATTTTAGAGAAGGAAACAGAATTCCTCGATGCCATGTCGACCTATTATAAGCCGGGGTCGGAAACCATGGCAGAAGAGATGAAGAAGCAAAAAGAGCTGGTGGAAGAACTTCGCTCCACGATCGGAGATGTGAACGGCGCACATGATGCACGGATTGAAAATGTGGATTCGTTTGGACAGCAGCTTGAAGGATTTGTTACTTATGTTGAGCATTATAAGGATTTTCAAGGAAAACAGAAGGAAATTCTTCTCCATGTGCAAGATAGTAGTCTTGAAAAAATTCAAGCTACCGCAGCAACGCAAATGAAGCAATTCAATGACTCGGTCATTGCGCTTGAAAAAAACAACGAAAAATTGAACAGCGAAATTCAAAAAGTGAACGAAACCATTGATGGCAATAAAGAAAAATTTAATAATCTTTCAGCACTACGTCAACAGCAGGTCGATCGACAATTAAAGGATCTACTTACTGTACAAGGCACGGCCATCGATCGTTACAATGATTCTATTTTAAAGAACCTGAAAAAGGGAATTGCGGACGGGAAAGACGGTTCTGCACAACCAGAAGCAGGCGATGGATTGCCTAATCAGGAAACGATTAAAGCGTTGAAAGAAGAAATGGAACGCAAGGCGAAGGAAAAATCTGAAGCGACACCAATAGGGTTAGCAGAAGAACAAGAGAAAGTGAACGGGATTTTATCTGCGCTCGCTGCCCTAAAAGCGAAAGTGGAAGAAACTGAACCAGATTCTGAATTCGTTGCAGAACTTACACAACTTGAAGTTGAACTAGGAGCTGTGACAGATTCGATGTCCAGCAAGTCGGGACTATGGAGTGGAACGGCAAAAGCTGACGCAGATGACTATTCGACAGCATCGACGAACTATGGGAGTCTATACGGAAATTATGCTTCATTGCATGGAGAGTACAAATCAGTTCAGCAGATTTTGAAAAACCATTCGGCGGATACAGCAAGGTTACTAGTGGAGATAAAAGAGAAAGAGTCTGCCCTACTTCAGCATGAAGCATTAACAGCAGATAAGAAAAAAGAGTTGGAAGAACTCTTCAGCCAAGGCATTGCCAGTAGTGAAACGGAGGCATTACTCGCTTATTATGCAACGCTTCAACAATTTGGATTCACGCTCGATGAACGTGGACAAGGTGCTCATCGAGATGAAATTTTGAAAGATGAAATATTAACAACGCTATTGGAAAACGTTGTTAGCATCAGTGAGGATGAACTTGAAGGTTGGAAATCGGTAGAAGGTGGAATTCCAGAAACACAAATGGGGATGAGTGACTTGGGCTCCACTTTTGCGGCTATCATGTCGGGGTATGAAGAAACTGTTCAAGAGCAACACACAGCCTTGCTCGCTGATTTACATTCGATTGACGAGCAAGCGAATGTCTTACTTGCACAGATTCAAACACCCTCAAATATGATTCCATCGGGAGAACCGGTTTCGACTGTTGGTGAAGGCGAAGTGATGGCGGGGCAACAAAATGTGGGCACGCAGCTTGTGTCGTTGAGTAGTCTCGTGAAATCCTTGTCCGAAAGGCAAGATGGAATTGTCAATTACGCAAGCGACTTACATGGAAAAGCAAATAATCTAAAAGCCACATCCACAGTGTTTAGCGATAAATGGCAGTCAAATGTTGAGGCCATGTCGATGTTCCAAGAAGATATCCAAGAATTTCTTGCCAATACGTACGTCGATGGACAGGAGAATGGTTATGTATTCAATCATCTTGTCACGCCCTTACAGGTGAAAGGGGAGGCAGCCGTGACGGATGAAGTGAAAAAAGTTCCTCCGGTCATTCTTTTTATCATCTTGCTTATTAGTAGTCTATTGATCGGTTTCTTTAGCCATACATTTAAGCAAGGATCGATTGGCCTGCGTTTAGGGATGATTGGCCTCCTATCAGTACTCGTCGGATTAATCATCAGTCTGTATAGCGTGAATATGTATATTTTGCGGGATGATCGTGCAATTGAGTGGACAATTTTTACCGTGCTCTTGCTGTTGGCAGGCGCAGCAGTGATTCGTACTGCGCTGGATGTTGGACAAACGGTAGGGTGGATTGCAAGTATTGTCTTGATGTGCCTGTATATTAGTCCATTACTTATTTTGGGTGTACCGGAAATTGCGATTCCAGATGTATTGTCAAAAGTGTTTATTTCCATTAAATATGAACCCGATACCCTTTTTGGATGGGGGGCCTCCATAGCGGGAATGATAGCCATCGTTATGCTAGCAATCTCATACTTTATCAATCGAGATAAAGTCATTGAAACGGCTGTGGAGGAGTAA
- a CDS encoding type VII secretion EssA family protein has translation MKGKMICLTLAAFVSVWGYSSTSGSADSDDSIHDLEPLLYDKLKFKQNTDYLHDNKKVEMKNTIPVKQFDINFDGSKQLPERGDTSYLFQEAERGKKGTVAVRSSEIGLFTIEHKGRKEEAVRKPQDEQLAGTNVRTMVFVGLIAVGILFLFVFLLPKLVNEPAVRTRTVIK, from the coding sequence ATGAAGGGGAAGATGATCTGTCTAACTCTTGCAGCATTTGTCAGTGTATGGGGATACAGTTCGACGAGTGGAAGTGCTGATTCGGATGATTCGATACACGATTTGGAACCGTTGTTGTACGATAAACTCAAATTTAAACAAAATACCGATTATCTACATGATAACAAGAAAGTCGAAATGAAAAATACGATTCCCGTCAAGCAATTCGACATTAACTTTGACGGGAGTAAGCAGCTTCCTGAGAGAGGAGATACATCCTACCTCTTTCAAGAAGCAGAACGTGGAAAGAAAGGTACAGTTGCAGTAAGGTCTTCTGAAATTGGACTTTTTACCATTGAGCATAAGGGCAGGAAGGAGGAGGCCGTAAGAAAACCACAAGATGAGCAACTGGCTGGAACAAATGTAAGAACGATGGTTTTTGTCGGCTTAATTGCAGTAGGTATACTATTCTTGTTCGTCTTCCTTCTTCCCAAATTAGTAAATGAGCCTGCCGTGAGAACAAGGACTGTTATCAAGTAA
- a CDS encoding DUF5082 family protein, which yields MPAYYYLLKAEKQQEIVKLNSCQSSLQGVQGEFQQNTDKCLEPELTLKTWHGNHATNFDNIREAGIHMPYVEIAGAQFAKVYDAIAKKIAALQLEIEAIQRIIDRILAEQAARAAEAAKSAQ from the coding sequence TTGCCAGCTTATTATTACTTGTTAAAAGCGGAAAAACAACAAGAAATCGTGAAACTTAATAGTTGCCAAAGTTCGTTGCAAGGAGTACAAGGGGAATTCCAGCAAAATACAGATAAATGCCTTGAACCGGAACTTACGTTAAAGACATGGCATGGGAATCATGCAACTAATTTCGATAATATCCGGGAAGCCGGAATCCATATGCCTTATGTAGAAATTGCAGGAGCGCAATTTGCCAAAGTATACGATGCGATTGCCAAAAAAATCGCAGCACTCCAATTGGAGATTGAGGCGATTCAACGAATAATTGATCGAATACTGGCAGAACAAGCGGCACGGGCAGCAGAAGCAGCAAAATCAGCACAGTAA
- a CDS encoding YwqI/YxiC family protein: MATEVKIVYADVEAQLADMNKAAESLKPEAEKAITGNTLDVVTKLTELSTQLEQLLERYQKVLLANCQTTTNSIEFMRESDEKISSVMQCTVSGPMKVTP; encoded by the coding sequence ATGGCTACAGAAGTTAAAATTGTGTATGCAGATGTGGAAGCTCAACTTGCCGACATGAACAAGGCAGCCGAGTCACTCAAACCAGAAGCGGAAAAAGCGATTACAGGCAACACGCTGGATGTTGTGACGAAATTGACAGAGTTATCGACACAACTGGAGCAACTTTTGGAGAGATATCAAAAGGTGCTCCTTGCGAATTGTCAAACGACAACTAATTCTATTGAATTCATGCGTGAATCAGATGAAAAAATATCGTCTGTCATGCAGTGTACCGTGTCTGGGCCGATGAAGGTGACGCCATGA
- a CDS encoding LXG domain-containing protein: MKVLDVDPFHDGLQRNLAMLSRLEREMKAIENTVEGLVALQDSLKGQGGDAIRAFYGECHLPFLHFFMTFKDKFDSTLIRMNSALDALEPNASGFIHQGFLEGTVEEGLKDISQVTDNLTTEANQIMDEVADIIRLPHLDDSDVQQGVNDGKRKRDETITNLHQFDAEQTQSLSTIESDLGTMESWLNDLEDLFENKLTGINFPKSEWIVYSMLNPLKRDLTHQSMFDTPLSMMGKATTLGGVFEKQNQFPYENASLFNNRTFSNAGLNTGFLQYMTNISTKAKKEDSTKQTSDTDFFIGGDTVKVNEYVTVTGGAGMYKNDWSGFDGYSTGDNKIGGSSEASLIHGNVELDTDIIDGGGTINVLKGSANARIGGESVLGLNLPLPLAKVQGSIYEAEVKTQLDREIPYIGKVVGGTGIGAGANIGTAEAYAGFDKGSIGIGAKASVLEAEVNPTIGIPFTDIDAKLTFGVSAVGVGGEAKIGKEIVIDLRLLLGAKVGISFENGSQ, translated from the coding sequence ATGAAGGTGTTAGATGTCGATCCATTCCATGATGGACTCCAACGGAATCTCGCCATGCTCAGCCGCCTGGAAAGGGAGATGAAAGCGATTGAGAACACCGTTGAAGGACTCGTCGCATTGCAAGATTCTTTGAAAGGACAAGGCGGTGACGCAATCCGGGCATTTTACGGTGAATGTCACCTGCCATTTTTACATTTTTTCATGACCTTTAAGGATAAATTTGATAGTACACTCATCCGTATGAATTCTGCACTTGACGCACTAGAGCCAAATGCGAGTGGCTTCATTCACCAAGGCTTTCTTGAAGGAACCGTCGAAGAAGGTTTAAAAGATATATCCCAAGTGACCGATAATCTAACAACCGAAGCGAATCAAATCATGGATGAAGTTGCCGATATTATCCGCCTTCCGCATTTGGATGATAGCGATGTGCAGCAAGGCGTGAATGATGGAAAAAGAAAACGTGATGAAACTATTACTAATTTACATCAGTTTGATGCGGAACAGACGCAGTCACTTTCAACGATTGAAAGTGACTTGGGAACAATGGAAAGTTGGCTAAATGATTTAGAAGATCTTTTTGAAAATAAACTAACGGGAATAAACTTTCCAAAATCAGAATGGATTGTATATTCTATGTTGAACCCCTTAAAAAGAGATCTAACTCATCAGTCAATGTTCGATACGCCCCTATCTATGATGGGAAAAGCTACAACTCTCGGAGGCGTTTTTGAAAAACAAAACCAGTTCCCTTATGAAAATGCATCTCTTTTTAATAATCGAACTTTTTCAAATGCCGGATTGAATACTGGGTTCCTTCAATACATGACTAACATAAGTACTAAAGCGAAAAAAGAGGATTCTACAAAACAAACCTCGGACACTGACTTTTTCATAGGTGGAGATACTGTAAAGGTCAATGAATATGTAACGGTTACCGGCGGCGCAGGTATGTATAAAAATGATTGGTCCGGTTTTGATGGGTATAGCACAGGAGATAACAAAATCGGCGGAAGTTCAGAGGCCAGTTTGATCCATGGAAATGTGGAACTTGATACGGACATTATTGATGGGGGAGGGACTATAAATGTATTAAAAGGTTCAGCTAATGCAAGAATCGGCGGGGAATCTGTGTTAGGCTTGAATTTGCCGCTGCCATTGGCAAAAGTTCAAGGCTCCATTTATGAGGCAGAAGTTAAAACACAACTTGATAGAGAGATTCCCTATATTGGAAAAGTGGTAGGTGGAACCGGAATAGGTGCTGGCGCAAATATTGGTACCGCAGAAGCGTATGCAGGGTTTGATAAAGGCTCAATTGGCATCGGTGCAAAAGCATCCGTGCTGGAAGCGGAGGTCAACCCAACAATCGGGATACCATTCACAGATATAGATGCGAAGTTAACATTTGGTGTATCCGCGGTCGGTGTTGGGGGGGAAGCAAAGATTGGTAAAGAAATAGTGATAGACTTACGTTTATTACTTGGGGCCAAAGTGGGGATAAGCTTTGAAAATGGATCACAATAA
- a CDS encoding DUF4176 domain-containing protein: MNKQFQSRSIDKGNDMLPIGTVLKMDGVEPFIMIYGRKQNQVDGDGKMWDYVGCPYPQGHISTNTNLFFQHADIAEVVFKGLETEGELAFRKELDRLLATKGV, from the coding sequence ATGAATAAACAATTTCAATCAAGATCAATCGATAAAGGAAATGACATGTTGCCAATTGGCACAGTACTAAAGATGGATGGTGTTGAGCCTTTCATCATGATTTATGGAAGAAAACAAAACCAAGTAGACGGTGACGGGAAAATGTGGGATTATGTTGGATGTCCATATCCGCAAGGGCATATATCTACGAATACGAATCTTTTTTTTCAGCACGCAGATATTGCTGAAGTCGTATTCAAAGGGTTGGAAACAGAAGGTGAACTAGCTTTCCGGAAAGAGTTGGACAGACTACTAGCAACAAAAGGTGTATAA
- a CDS encoding YusW family protein: protein MKTKSIVAMIVVILLLGACSNENIVKQDASDTEDKEKSLGEKYGFTSFDVAIDTKEMKMALTANYEEKPDKTEATYENKMEDAYLKGNQAMDKLDTIFKELSIDPETDDEDLIKLTAEAFEVMDYTTLKLTIKFKGHDTKKLMMSK, encoded by the coding sequence TTGAAAACGAAATCGATCGTCGCTATGATTGTAGTCATATTACTACTAGGCGCTTGCAGCAATGAAAACATCGTCAAACAAGACGCATCTGATACGGAAGATAAAGAAAAATCTCTTGGAGAAAAATATGGGTTTACTTCTTTTGATGTAGCCATTGATACAAAGGAAATGAAAATGGCTTTGACCGCCAATTATGAGGAGAAACCTGATAAGACAGAGGCTACGTATGAAAACAAAATGGAAGACGCTTACCTGAAGGGCAACCAAGCGATGGACAAACTCGATACGATTTTCAAAGAACTTTCGATTGACCCCGAGACAGATGATGAAGACTTAATCAAACTCACTGCAGAAGCATTTGAAGTGATGGACTATACAACCTTGAAATTGACTATCAAATTCAAAGGCCATGATACAAAAAAATTGATGATGTCGAAGTAG
- a CDS encoding DMT family transporter, whose product MGMNKIPPFLLLLIATILWGGNFVIGRAVANELPPFTLAFLRWCTACIVFLPLAWVPLKRDWLTIRKHFPAVLFMSFTGVASFNTLVYIALHHTTSINASLMNTSTPILIYILSFIFLKERLTRNQMIGTVISLIGVLFIISKGSLASLLQFSFNLGDIIMLVAVICWSAYSLLVKHFSGKLPGNATFLVSIFIGIIMLFPFFIYEVTNPAVHIIWSVTSISSILYTGIFASIVAFICWNTGVIRLGANKAGIYLNFIPVFAALFAVLFIGESLKVFQAAGGILVILGVFLTSREKIWGLRQKLNLSQQIK is encoded by the coding sequence ATGGGAATGAACAAAATCCCACCGTTTTTATTATTACTCATTGCAACGATTTTATGGGGTGGCAACTTCGTGATCGGCCGCGCAGTAGCCAATGAATTACCTCCCTTTACACTAGCCTTTTTACGTTGGTGTACAGCGTGCATTGTCTTCCTGCCTCTCGCTTGGGTGCCTTTAAAACGTGATTGGCTTACGATCCGCAAACATTTTCCTGCTGTGCTTTTTATGTCTTTCACGGGCGTGGCAAGTTTTAACACCCTTGTTTATATCGCGCTTCATCACACAACGTCCATCAATGCTTCCTTGATGAACACATCAACGCCTATTCTGATATACATACTGTCTTTTATCTTTTTAAAAGAGCGATTGACAAGAAACCAAATGATCGGAACAGTAATTTCACTAATTGGGGTACTCTTTATCATTTCAAAAGGCTCTCTTGCCAGTTTGCTGCAGTTTTCGTTTAACCTAGGAGATATCATCATGTTGGTAGCTGTTATTTGTTGGAGTGCTTATTCTTTATTAGTCAAACATTTTTCTGGAAAACTACCAGGAAATGCAACATTTTTAGTGAGTATTTTTATCGGAATCATTATGCTTTTCCCTTTCTTTATATATGAAGTTACGAATCCAGCCGTTCATATTATATGGTCCGTGACATCGATTTCTTCCATTCTTTACACGGGCATTTTTGCTTCCATCGTTGCTTTCATCTGCTGGAATACAGGCGTTATTCGACTAGGGGCCAATAAAGCAGGCATATACTTAAACTTTATCCCTGTCTTCGCTGCGCTATTTGCTGTGTTATTTATCGGCGAATCATTGAAAGTATTTCAAGCTGCAGGGGGAATACTTGTCATTCTAGGAGTCTTTCTCACTTCCCGTGAAAAAATCTGGGGCCTTCGCCAAAAGCTTAACTTGAGCCAACAAATAAAATAA
- a CDS encoding AEC family transporter, whose product MDLIMIILPVFIIFFIGYMGQKLIGFDIKSISTAALYLMSPFLAFRTFYSNELTMDYLYIVLFSLLLTLVLFIVVWFTARAMKTTRPQRSAMILGGVFMNSGNYGAPVVLFAFGAVGFDYAVVMMVFQSLLMNTLGIFFASIGGEEKATWRQSLQRVIRMPLIYAAILGVGLQLAAVSVPKTLMEGISLVADASIPTVMLVLGMQLAAIARKKVAYRYVSAVIVIRMVLSPLIAAGILYFMPVNDLLKAVIIVQSAMPAAANTTMFALQFGTEPDLVSFTTFVTTLISIITIPIVLLFLGV is encoded by the coding sequence ATGGATTTAATCATGATTATTTTACCGGTCTTTATTATTTTTTTCATTGGGTATATGGGGCAAAAATTAATAGGCTTCGATATCAAGTCCATTTCAACGGCGGCCCTCTATTTAATGTCGCCGTTTTTAGCATTTCGGACCTTCTATTCGAACGAACTTACGATGGACTACTTGTACATCGTCTTATTTAGTTTACTCCTGACACTCGTGCTATTTATCGTAGTCTGGTTTACGGCAAGGGCTATGAAAACAACACGGCCTCAACGCTCTGCAATGATTCTCGGCGGCGTCTTCATGAATAGTGGGAACTATGGCGCCCCCGTTGTCTTATTCGCATTTGGCGCCGTTGGGTTCGATTACGCAGTTGTTATGATGGTGTTCCAATCGCTACTCATGAACACGCTCGGCATCTTTTTCGCTTCCATTGGTGGAGAGGAAAAAGCAACATGGCGCCAGTCCCTACAGCGTGTCATCCGTATGCCACTCATCTATGCTGCCATTTTAGGGGTTGGTCTACAACTTGCCGCTGTTTCCGTTCCAAAAACATTAATGGAAGGTATTAGCCTCGTTGCAGACGCTTCGATTCCAACTGTAATGCTCGTACTCGGCATGCAACTGGCAGCCATCGCTCGTAAAAAAGTCGCGTACCGTTATGTTTCTGCGGTAATCGTCATCAGAATGGTGCTCTCTCCATTGATTGCAGCTGGGATCTTGTATTTTATGCCTGTCAACGACTTATTAAAAGCAGTCATTATTGTACAGTCTGCAATGCCCGCAGCCGCGAATACGACGATGTTTGCATTACAATTTGGTACGGAGCCAGATCTTGTATCTTTCACTACATTTGTCACAACATTAATCAGTATCATTACCATCCCTATTGTCTTGCTCTTTTTAGGAGTCTGA
- a CDS encoding DUF488 domain-containing protein: MEQITLKRIYEPYNPNDGYRVLIDRLWPRGVTKARAQLDDWAKDVAPSSELRKWFAHDPKKFTAFEERYLDELHNDKVKRQKFEELYTLAQTTKITLLFAAKDPIHNHAILLKAQLERISE; this comes from the coding sequence ATGGAACAAATCACCTTAAAAAGAATCTATGAACCGTACAATCCCAATGACGGCTATCGCGTCCTCATCGATCGCCTATGGCCACGCGGTGTGACAAAAGCCCGTGCACAACTCGACGATTGGGCAAAGGATGTTGCGCCAAGCAGTGAACTTCGGAAATGGTTTGCCCATGATCCCAAGAAATTTACAGCCTTTGAAGAACGTTATTTGGATGAACTTCATAACGATAAAGTAAAACGCCAAAAATTCGAAGAGCTATACACGCTTGCACAAACAACGAAAATTACACTACTATTTGCTGCCAAAGACCCCATTCACAATCACGCGATCCTACTAAAAGCGCAACTGGAACGCATATCAGAGTGA
- a CDS encoding DUF420 domain-containing protein — protein MGNHVTKPFKKRNYKPMIITLSVVLIGAIAVLSGMRGQKDFDAFDVTILPLMNAILNSFTFVFLVCALLAILKRNVTVHRRFIYAAFTTTFFFLLTYVTYHYLAPSTPYGGDMAGLYYFVLITHIVLAAVIVPLALTSVARAWNMENERHRKIARWTMPIWLYVSFTGVLVYILISPYY, from the coding sequence ATGGGGAATCATGTAACAAAACCGTTTAAAAAACGTAATTATAAACCAATGATCATTACATTATCGGTTGTGTTAATTGGTGCGATTGCTGTGCTATCAGGCATGCGAGGGCAGAAGGATTTTGATGCATTTGATGTGACGATTTTACCGCTCATGAATGCCATTTTGAACAGCTTTACATTTGTGTTCTTGGTCTGTGCATTGCTTGCGATTTTGAAGCGCAATGTCACTGTACATCGCCGCTTTATTTACGCAGCGTTTACGACGACATTCTTTTTCTTACTGACGTATGTCACTTATCACTATTTAGCGCCATCGACACCATATGGCGGCGACATGGCGGGGCTCTATTACTTTGTATTGATTACACATATCGTGTTGGCGGCGGTAATCGTACCGCTTGCGTTGACGAGTGTAGCTCGTGCTTGGAATATGGAAAATGAGCGCCATCGAAAAATTGCGCGTTGGACCATGCCGATTTGGTTGTATGTGAGTTTTACAGGCGTATTGGTGTATATTTTGATTTCGCCTTATTATTGA
- a CDS encoding response regulator transcription factor, with protein sequence MTKNQTILIIEDEESILDILAYSLRKEGYRVHGAATGQEGLRLFEGIGPDVVILDLMLPDMSGFDICKQLTAMSTVPILMVTARDDIVDKVLGLELGADDYMTKPFDVREVAARIKALLRRQKGTAFTAYLRINDVVRIEPRSHTILKGEEPVPLKPKEYDLLLLFAQHKNQVFSREEILDTVWDFDYDGDARTVDVHVQRLRKKLGASIIETVFGVGYKMRGM encoded by the coding sequence ATGACAAAGAATCAAACGATTTTAATCATAGAAGATGAAGAATCCATCCTCGATATCCTCGCATATTCCTTGCGCAAAGAGGGGTATCGTGTGCATGGCGCAGCTACGGGTCAAGAAGGTTTGCGTTTGTTTGAAGGAATTGGGCCGGATGTTGTGATATTGGATTTAATGTTGCCTGATATGAGTGGCTTTGATATTTGTAAGCAGTTAACAGCGATGAGCACTGTTCCGATTCTGATGGTGACTGCGCGGGATGATATTGTTGATAAAGTGCTTGGTTTGGAGCTAGGCGCAGATGATTATATGACCAAGCCGTTTGATGTTCGGGAAGTGGCGGCGCGTATTAAAGCACTATTACGTCGACAAAAAGGCACTGCCTTCACAGCCTATTTACGGATCAATGATGTTGTGCGGATTGAGCCTCGTTCACATACGATTTTGAAGGGGGAAGAGCCTGTACCTTTAAAACCTAAAGAATATGACCTGCTTTTGTTGTTTGCGCAACATAAAAACCAAGTTTTTTCCCGTGAAGAAATACTTGATACGGTTTGGGATTTTGATTATGACGGAGATGCCCGTACAGTCGATGTCCATGTGCAGCGGTTGCGCAAGAAACTAGGGGCTTCCATTATTGAAACAGTATTTGGGGTTGGTTATAAAATGAGGGGGATGTAG